A single region of the Kocuria rosea genome encodes:
- a CDS encoding amino acid permease, which translates to MTITARSQAEQSAPEIQEQPPAQDRLRRSLKPRHLTMIAMGGAIGTGLFVASGNTIATAGPGGALLAYVVIGFMVFLLMQSLGEMATYLPVSGAFEEYSTRFVSPSFGFAIGWNYWYNWAITVAAELVAAALIMRYWFPDSPSWIWSGAFLAILFALNALSARAYGESEFWFSLVKVVTIVLFLGLGILMIVGILGGESPGFENWTTGEAPFVGGGLGILAIFMVAGFSFQGTELVGVAAGEAENPEKNVPRAIRTVFVRILLFYVGAITVIGFLIPYTSPNLLTSGVEDISISPFTLVFQNAGVLAAASVMNAVILTAILSAGNSGLYASTRMLWALADSGKAPRFLAKVNRRGVPMNALIATTLVGGASFLTTFIGDGDAYVWLVSASGLAGFIVWMGIAWSHYRFRKAYTVQGHDLADLPYRARFFPLGPLVALVLCAVVILGQNYQAFIGDMDLMAALTAYIGLPLFLALWFGHKLVTGSTMVRYEDADLTRPRD; encoded by the coding sequence GTGACCATCACCGCACGCTCGCAGGCCGAGCAGAGCGCTCCTGAGATCCAGGAGCAGCCGCCGGCCCAGGACAGGCTGCGCCGCAGCCTCAAGCCCCGCCACCTGACCATGATCGCGATGGGCGGGGCCATCGGCACCGGCCTGTTCGTGGCCTCGGGCAACACCATCGCCACCGCCGGCCCGGGAGGGGCGCTCCTGGCCTACGTGGTCATCGGCTTCATGGTCTTCCTGCTGATGCAGAGCCTCGGCGAGATGGCCACCTACCTGCCGGTCTCGGGCGCCTTCGAGGAGTACTCGACCCGCTTCGTCAGCCCGTCCTTCGGCTTCGCCATCGGCTGGAACTACTGGTACAACTGGGCGATCACCGTGGCCGCCGAGCTCGTGGCCGCCGCGCTGATCATGCGCTACTGGTTCCCCGACTCGCCCTCCTGGATCTGGTCCGGGGCCTTCCTGGCCATCCTGTTCGCCCTCAATGCCCTGAGCGCCCGGGCCTACGGCGAGAGCGAGTTCTGGTTCTCCCTCGTCAAGGTCGTCACGATCGTGCTCTTCCTGGGGCTCGGCATCCTCATGATCGTCGGCATCCTGGGCGGGGAGTCGCCCGGCTTCGAGAACTGGACCACCGGGGAGGCGCCCTTCGTGGGCGGCGGCCTCGGCATCCTGGCGATCTTCATGGTGGCCGGCTTCTCCTTCCAGGGCACCGAGCTCGTCGGCGTCGCCGCCGGCGAGGCGGAGAACCCCGAGAAGAACGTCCCGCGCGCCATCCGCACCGTGTTCGTGCGCATCCTGCTCTTCTACGTGGGCGCGATCACCGTGATCGGCTTCCTCATCCCCTACACCAGCCCCAACCTGCTCACGAGCGGCGTGGAGGACATCTCCATCTCCCCGTTCACCCTGGTCTTCCAGAACGCGGGCGTGCTGGCGGCCGCCTCGGTGATGAACGCGGTGATCCTCACCGCCATCCTCTCGGCCGGCAACTCCGGGCTCTACGCCTCCACCCGCATGCTCTGGGCCCTGGCCGACAGCGGCAAGGCCCCGCGCTTCCTCGCCAAGGTGAACCGCCGCGGCGTGCCCATGAACGCGCTGATCGCCACCACCCTGGTGGGTGGGGCGTCCTTCCTCACCACCTTCATCGGGGACGGTGACGCCTACGTGTGGCTGGTCAGCGCCTCGGGGCTGGCCGGGTTCATCGTGTGGATGGGCATCGCGTGGAGCCACTACCGCTTCCGCAAGGCGTACACCGTCCAGGGCCACGACCTGGCCGACCTCCCCTACCGGGCACGGTTCTTCCCGCTGGGGCCCCTGGTGGCGCTCGTGCTGTGCGCCGTGGTGATCCTCGGGCAGAACTACCAGGCCTTCATCGGCGACATGGACCTCATGGCCGCCCTGACCGCCTACATCGGCCTGCCGCTGTTCCTGGCCCTGTGGTTCGGCCACAAGCTGGTCACCGGCTCGACGATGGTCCGCTACGAGGACGCCGACCTCACCCGCCCCCGCGACTGA
- the deoC gene encoding deoxyribose-phosphate aldolase, protein MTTPQLAPYVDHTLLKPEASREQIATLCAEARQYGFASVCTNPLWTPFVREQLAGSDVLTCAVVGFPLGASATEVKAFETATAVAAGADEIDMVINIAAARAGERERVEADVRAVAEAAHQGGARLKVIIETCLLTDEQKVLACEAAVAAGADYVKTSTGFSTAGATVADVRLMRATVGPDIGVKASGGIRTREDALAMIEAGASRIGASSGPALLG, encoded by the coding sequence GTGACCACCCCCCAGCTCGCCCCCTACGTCGACCACACGCTGCTCAAGCCGGAGGCGTCCCGCGAGCAGATCGCCACGCTGTGCGCGGAGGCCAGGCAGTACGGCTTCGCCTCGGTGTGCACCAACCCGCTGTGGACGCCGTTCGTGCGGGAGCAGCTCGCGGGCAGCGACGTGCTGACCTGCGCCGTGGTCGGCTTCCCGCTGGGCGCGTCCGCCACGGAGGTCAAGGCGTTCGAGACCGCCACGGCCGTGGCCGCCGGGGCCGACGAGATCGACATGGTCATCAACATCGCCGCCGCCCGCGCCGGCGAGCGCGAGCGGGTCGAGGCGGACGTGCGCGCCGTCGCCGAGGCCGCCCACCAGGGCGGGGCCCGGCTCAAGGTGATCATCGAGACGTGCCTGCTGACCGACGAGCAGAAGGTCCTCGCCTGCGAGGCCGCCGTGGCCGCCGGCGCGGACTACGTGAAGACCTCCACGGGCTTCTCGACCGCCGGGGCCACCGTGGCGGACGTCCGGCTGATGCGCGCCACCGTGGGCCCGGACATCGGGGTCAAGGCCTCCGGGGGGATTCGCACCCGCGAGGACGCCCTGGCGATGATCGAGGCCGGCGCCTCCCGGATCGGCGCCAGCAGCGGTCCCGCCCTCCTCGGCTGA
- a CDS encoding uroporphyrinogen-III synthase produces the protein MAAEDLPLAGRVVGVTAHRRSEDQIAALERRGARVLHAPALRVEPVDEDAGLAAASRAMFEARPDLVLLTTGYGLRRWHDAAVAQGFDADLLLCLREAAVYVRGPKGRGAVRGLGLEDAGMSADETTAGLVDLVLAEHGGDLTGRTIGLQLHGIADVVQRRRLTDAGARVLTVTPYRWASADDAGQVPVLVREAAAGRVDAVTFTAAPAVDALFSTAEELGLHEELLAAFRGGMLAATVGPVTAAPLLELGIEPLVPERFRMGAMLKQLTDALSGGQPDDDGQ, from the coding sequence ATGGCTGCTGAGGACCTGCCCCTGGCCGGCCGGGTGGTCGGCGTGACCGCGCACCGCCGCTCCGAGGACCAGATCGCCGCCCTCGAGCGCCGCGGCGCCCGTGTGCTGCACGCCCCCGCCCTGCGCGTGGAGCCGGTCGACGAGGACGCCGGGCTCGCGGCCGCCTCCCGGGCGATGTTCGAGGCCCGCCCGGACCTCGTGCTGCTGACCACCGGCTACGGTCTGCGCCGCTGGCACGACGCCGCCGTGGCCCAGGGCTTCGACGCCGATCTGCTGCTGTGCCTGCGCGAGGCCGCCGTCTACGTGCGCGGGCCCAAGGGCCGGGGCGCGGTGCGCGGGCTGGGCCTGGAGGACGCCGGGATGTCCGCGGACGAGACCACCGCCGGGCTCGTGGACCTCGTCCTGGCCGAGCACGGCGGGGACCTCACCGGGCGCACGATCGGCCTGCAACTGCACGGGATCGCCGACGTGGTCCAGCGCCGCCGGCTCACCGACGCCGGGGCCCGCGTGCTCACCGTGACCCCCTACCGGTGGGCCTCCGCCGACGACGCCGGGCAGGTGCCGGTGCTCGTGCGCGAGGCCGCGGCCGGGCGGGTGGACGCCGTGACGTTCACCGCCGCCCCGGCCGTGGACGCGCTGTTCAGCACGGCCGAGGAGCTGGGGCTGCACGAGGAGCTGCTGGCGGCGTTCCGCGGCGGGATGCTCGCCGCGACCGTGGGGCCCGTGACGGCCGCGCCGCTGCTGGAGCTCGGGATCGAGCCGCTCGTGCCGGAGCGCTTCCGGATGGGCGCGATGCTCAAGCAGCTCACCGACGCACTGTCCGGCGGACAGCCCGACGACGACGGGCAGTAG
- a CDS encoding sirohydrochlorin chelatase: protein MTTSDAPVLLACAHGTSSPSGRTAVQRLVDAVAAELPDVEVVPTWVDVQTPDLAERTEQYAGRPAVVVPLLLSAGYHVYVDVAEAVAADDLHRVSAALGPDRALARLLARRVHEACTAAGAPLAEHDAVVLATAGSSDRRAVVDCAAVADLLAEELGRPVTVSYLAAARPRVAEAVSSARAGLADGGRVVVANYLLAPGYFLDLSRKAGADVDTDPLAVPEGEVPAELVDVVVSRYRSVA, encoded by the coding sequence ATGACGACCTCCGACGCCCCCGTCCTGCTCGCCTGCGCCCACGGCACCAGCTCCCCGTCCGGGCGCACCGCCGTGCAGCGCCTCGTGGACGCCGTGGCCGCCGAGCTGCCGGACGTCGAGGTGGTGCCCACCTGGGTGGATGTGCAGACCCCCGACCTGGCCGAGCGCACCGAGCAGTACGCCGGACGCCCCGCGGTGGTGGTGCCGCTGCTGCTCTCCGCCGGCTACCACGTCTACGTGGACGTGGCCGAGGCGGTCGCCGCCGACGACCTCCACCGGGTCTCGGCAGCCCTGGGCCCGGACCGCGCGCTCGCCCGGCTGCTCGCCCGGCGGGTGCACGAGGCCTGCACGGCCGCCGGGGCCCCGCTGGCGGAGCACGACGCCGTGGTGCTGGCCACCGCCGGGTCCTCCGACCGCCGCGCGGTGGTGGACTGCGCCGCGGTGGCGGACCTGCTGGCCGAGGAGCTGGGCCGGCCCGTGACCGTGTCCTACTTGGCCGCCGCCCGTCCGCGCGTGGCCGAGGCGGTGTCCTCCGCCCGGGCCGGCCTGGCGGACGGGGGGCGCGTCGTCGTCGCCAACTACCTGCTGGCGCCCGGCTACTTCCTGGACCTCTCCCGGAAGGCCGGCGCGGACGTGGACACCGACCCCCTGGCCGTGCCGGAGGGAGAGGTCCCCGCCGAGCTGGTGGACGTGGTCGTCTCCCGCTACCGCTCGGTGGCCTGA
- a CDS encoding Pls/PosA family non-ribosomal peptide synthetase produces the protein MEDGEVLDRALHTQPMPQVPGRAVFPVSPAPAPRTLVDIVMDTVSRHPDAVALDDGTTVLSYAEFLERVEAQAQRLWDLDIGRGDRVGIRVPSGTVDLYVAVLGTIFAGAAYVPVDFDDPDERANTVWEEASVCAVYGADLSLRPRPGVRAGADCQQPGTGDDAWIIFTSGSTGKPKGVAISHLSAAALVDAEAELYLPRRPLGPGDRVMAGLSVAFDASCEEMWLAWRSGAALVPAPRAVVRSGTDLGPWLVERDITAVSTVPTLASMWPAEALSRIRLLIFGGEACPNELAARLVHPGREVWNTYGPTEATVIATGAVLTGEPPVRIGLPLPGWELAIVDTSGNPVRWGEEGELIIGGVGLGRYLDPAKDAEKFAPMDTLGWERAYRSGDLVRADPEGIVFVGRADDQVKISGRRVEMGEIDEQMSRLPGVQAGAAAVHTTPAGNQVLVGYLVAEAPGSVDLADARRLLADRLPGQMVPALTLMDELPLKTSGKVDRKALPWPLPSAGAAAEASQIDAELEWLAALWADQLGPLPIDEDSDFFVLGGTSVAVAKLVSEIRRTYPDAAIAEIYRHPTLAGMHEYLTTLAPVDVVAQDAARERRVADVPRWNGLVQIPFLTALYAVSGLRYVLGASIVVWLLFNVLGAGWVPNPPLLPLVLGWLVLFALPGRLVLTALFIRLLTFRLRPGAHARGSWTHLRVWMAERVLIFNKFEPLMGAPVMVLFFRLLGNRVGRHAHLDTMPPVSGMARIGDGAAIEHEVDLSGYWLEGDVFHLGGVTVGENARVGTRTLLSPGAVVEAGAEVDPGSHVTGTVPAGRLQGGSPLVDLGPAGESWLEWAPGRSNRFLTGLLYALGLGAVGILPVLAVVPGALIVFTQVRGLELYELVFPVMALWVPVFAVLTVLVYLALLVLVVRALALLIRPGHHPADGTVGWAVWLTGVLLQKSLVSTYPVYASIATPFFLRLLGARVGSQVEISTVETLPHLTTFESGSFMADHSMVSSARTGFGWIHVGPSTVGERSFVGNSAIVGPDRDVPKDSLVAVLSSAPADAERGTSWLGRLPEPISRVTDTADEAVTYRPRRRLVVARTLVESLRAVPFMVTAWIDLAIVFVLTTVYMRAGGGLDGIVSALLWATPVVLAAGVVAALLPVLVKWALMGRFREGERPLFSSFVWRNELADTFAESLAVPGLIRLAVGSPVFNAWARLMGAKIERGVWCETWWLPEFDLVHLGRGVSVNRGTVLQTHLFHDRIMRLQPVSMEAGSTLGPNSFVLPGSTVEAGATVGPGSLVMAQETVPAGSTWGGNPIRPLHAEALPAGGATRER, from the coding sequence ATGGAGGACGGCGAGGTCCTCGACCGCGCCCTGCACACGCAGCCCATGCCGCAGGTCCCGGGCCGCGCCGTCTTCCCCGTCTCGCCCGCGCCGGCCCCGCGCACGCTCGTGGACATCGTCATGGACACCGTCTCGCGCCACCCGGACGCGGTGGCCCTCGACGACGGGACCACGGTGCTCAGCTACGCCGAGTTCCTCGAGCGCGTCGAGGCCCAGGCCCAGCGCCTGTGGGACCTCGACATCGGCCGCGGGGACCGCGTGGGCATCCGCGTCCCCTCCGGGACCGTGGACCTCTACGTGGCCGTCCTCGGCACGATCTTCGCCGGCGCCGCCTACGTCCCGGTCGACTTCGACGACCCGGACGAGCGGGCGAACACGGTCTGGGAGGAGGCCTCGGTGTGCGCCGTCTACGGCGCGGACCTGTCCCTCCGGCCCCGCCCCGGCGTCCGCGCGGGCGCGGACTGCCAGCAGCCCGGCACGGGCGACGACGCCTGGATCATCTTCACCTCCGGGTCCACCGGCAAGCCCAAGGGCGTGGCGATCAGCCACCTCTCGGCCGCCGCTCTCGTGGACGCCGAGGCCGAGCTCTACCTGCCCCGGCGCCCCCTGGGCCCGGGCGACCGCGTGATGGCGGGGCTCTCCGTGGCCTTCGACGCCTCGTGCGAGGAGATGTGGCTGGCCTGGCGCTCCGGCGCCGCCCTGGTCCCCGCCCCCCGCGCCGTGGTGCGCTCTGGCACCGACCTCGGCCCGTGGCTCGTCGAGCGGGACATCACCGCCGTCTCCACGGTGCCGACGCTCGCTTCGATGTGGCCGGCCGAGGCGCTGAGCCGCATCCGCCTGCTCATCTTCGGCGGGGAGGCGTGCCCCAACGAGCTCGCCGCCCGCCTGGTGCACCCCGGCCGCGAGGTCTGGAACACCTACGGCCCCACCGAGGCCACGGTCATCGCGACCGGCGCCGTGCTCACCGGCGAGCCGCCGGTGCGCATCGGCCTGCCGCTGCCCGGGTGGGAGCTGGCGATCGTCGACACCTCCGGCAACCCCGTGCGCTGGGGCGAGGAGGGCGAGCTGATCATCGGCGGCGTGGGCCTGGGCCGCTACCTGGACCCCGCCAAGGACGCCGAGAAGTTCGCGCCCATGGACACCCTGGGCTGGGAGCGGGCCTACCGCTCCGGGGACCTCGTGCGCGCCGACCCCGAGGGCATCGTCTTCGTGGGCCGCGCCGACGACCAGGTCAAGATCTCCGGCCGGCGCGTGGAGATGGGCGAGATCGACGAGCAGATGTCGCGGCTGCCCGGCGTGCAGGCCGGCGCCGCCGCCGTGCACACCACCCCGGCCGGCAACCAGGTCCTCGTGGGCTACCTCGTGGCCGAGGCCCCGGGCTCGGTGGACCTCGCCGACGCCCGCCGCCTCCTCGCCGACCGGCTGCCGGGCCAGATGGTGCCCGCGCTGACCCTGATGGACGAGCTGCCCCTGAAGACCTCCGGCAAGGTGGACCGCAAGGCCCTGCCCTGGCCGCTGCCCTCCGCCGGCGCCGCCGCGGAGGCCTCGCAGATCGACGCCGAGCTCGAGTGGCTCGCCGCCCTGTGGGCGGACCAGCTCGGCCCCCTGCCCATCGACGAGGACAGCGACTTCTTCGTCCTCGGCGGCACGTCCGTGGCGGTGGCCAAGCTCGTCTCCGAGATCCGCCGCACCTACCCGGACGCCGCGATCGCCGAGATCTACCGGCACCCCACGCTCGCCGGGATGCACGAGTACCTGACCACGCTGGCGCCCGTCGACGTCGTCGCCCAGGACGCCGCGCGCGAGCGCCGGGTGGCGGACGTCCCCCGCTGGAACGGCCTCGTGCAGATCCCCTTCCTCACGGCCCTCTACGCCGTCTCGGGGCTGCGCTACGTCCTGGGCGCCTCGATCGTCGTGTGGCTGCTCTTCAACGTGCTCGGTGCGGGCTGGGTCCCGAACCCGCCGCTGCTGCCCCTGGTTCTCGGCTGGCTCGTGCTCTTCGCGCTGCCCGGCCGGCTGGTGCTCACCGCGCTGTTCATCCGGCTGCTGACCTTCCGGCTGCGCCCCGGCGCCCACGCCCGCGGCTCCTGGACCCACCTGCGGGTCTGGATGGCCGAGCGGGTCCTGATCTTCAACAAGTTCGAGCCCCTCATGGGCGCCCCCGTGATGGTGCTGTTCTTCCGGCTGCTCGGCAACCGGGTGGGCCGCCACGCCCACCTCGACACGATGCCCCCCGTCAGCGGCATGGCCCGCATCGGCGACGGCGCGGCGATCGAGCACGAGGTGGACCTCTCCGGCTACTGGCTCGAGGGCGATGTCTTCCACCTCGGCGGCGTGACCGTGGGCGAGAACGCCCGGGTCGGCACCCGCACGCTCCTGAGCCCGGGCGCGGTGGTCGAGGCCGGCGCGGAGGTCGACCCCGGCTCCCACGTCACCGGCACCGTCCCCGCCGGCCGCCTGCAGGGCGGCTCCCCGCTCGTGGACCTCGGCCCCGCCGGGGAGTCCTGGCTCGAGTGGGCCCCCGGCCGCAGCAACCGGTTCCTCACCGGGCTGCTGTACGCCCTGGGTCTCGGCGCGGTCGGCATCCTGCCCGTGCTGGCCGTGGTCCCCGGCGCGCTGATCGTCTTCACCCAGGTGCGCGGGCTCGAGCTCTACGAGCTCGTCTTCCCCGTCATGGCCCTGTGGGTGCCCGTCTTCGCCGTGCTCACGGTCCTCGTCTACCTCGCCCTGCTCGTGCTGGTCGTGCGCGCGCTCGCCCTGCTGATCCGTCCCGGCCACCACCCCGCCGACGGCACCGTGGGCTGGGCCGTGTGGCTCACGGGCGTGCTGCTGCAGAAGAGCCTGGTCTCCACCTACCCGGTCTACGCCTCGATCGCCACGCCGTTCTTCCTGCGGCTGCTGGGCGCCCGGGTGGGCAGCCAGGTGGAGATCTCCACCGTGGAGACCCTGCCGCACCTCACCACCTTCGAGTCCGGCTCCTTCATGGCCGACCACTCGATGGTCAGCTCTGCCCGGACCGGCTTCGGCTGGATCCACGTGGGCCCCTCGACCGTGGGTGAGCGCTCCTTCGTGGGCAACTCCGCGATCGTGGGCCCGGACCGGGACGTGCCTAAGGACTCCCTGGTCGCCGTGCTCTCCTCCGCCCCGGCCGACGCCGAGCGCGGCACCTCCTGGCTGGGCCGGCTGCCCGAGCCGATCAGCCGCGTCACCGACACCGCGGACGAGGCCGTCACCTACCGGCCACGCCGGCGCCTGGTCGTGGCCCGCACGCTCGTCGAGTCCCTGCGCGCCGTGCCCTTCATGGTCACCGCGTGGATCGACCTCGCGATCGTCTTCGTGCTCACCACCGTGTACATGCGGGCCGGGGGAGGCCTCGACGGCATCGTCTCGGCGCTGCTGTGGGCCACGCCCGTGGTGCTCGCCGCCGGCGTGGTGGCCGCCCTCCTCCCCGTGCTGGTCAAGTGGGCCCTCATGGGCCGCTTCCGCGAGGGCGAGCGTCCGCTGTTCAGCTCCTTCGTGTGGCGCAACGAGCTGGCCGACACCTTCGCGGAGTCCCTGGCCGTGCCCGGCCTGATCCGGCTGGCCGTCGGCTCCCCGGTGTTCAACGCCTGGGCCCGGCTCATGGGCGCGAAGATCGAGCGCGGCGTGTGGTGCGAGACCTGGTGGCTGCCCGAGTTCGACCTGGTGCACCTGGGCCGCGGCGTGTCCGTCAACCGCGGGACCGTGCTCCAGACCCACCTGTTCCACGACCGCATCATGCGGCTGCAGCCGGTGTCGATGGAGGCGGGCTCCACCCTGGGGCCCAACAGCTTCGTCCTGCCCGGCAGCACGGTGGAGGCCGGCGCCACGGTGGGCCCCGGCTCCCTGGTCATGGCCCAGGAGACCGTGCCCGCCGGCAGCACCTGGGGCGGCAACCCGATCCGCCCGCTGCACGCCGAGGCCCTTCCCGCCGGAGGTGCCACCCGTGAGCGCTGA
- the cobA gene encoding uroporphyrinogen-III C-methyltransferase: MLLTADLTGVPVLVLGAPDDARRARRRYEAAGAAVRSVAEPALLGAADLAGVALAVVVGPAAQRWREALAAAGARVPVVQEPAARTGGRVTLVGGGPGADDLLTVRAVAALQDADVVFVDRLAPAGAVAAAAPGAEIVPVGKTPGHHPVPQSQIQDLMVEHALAGRSVVRLKGGDPYVFGRGAEELAACAAHGIPVDVVPGITSAVSVPGAAGIPVTFREVSRMFTVASGHVPFSEAELAHFAGLGAGGGTLVVLMGVATLPHLVAGLVRNGADPKTPLAVVERGFTDRQRSTITTLATAVADTAAAGCGSPAVVVVGPVVRLATAERDAFLAEVTAHGC, encoded by the coding sequence ATGCTGTTGACCGCCGACCTCACCGGAGTCCCGGTGCTCGTCCTCGGCGCCCCGGACGACGCCCGCCGCGCCCGGCGCCGCTACGAGGCGGCCGGCGCCGCCGTGCGCTCCGTGGCCGAGCCCGCACTGCTCGGCGCGGCCGACCTCGCGGGCGTCGCGCTCGCCGTGGTCGTGGGCCCGGCGGCGCAGCGCTGGCGCGAGGCCCTGGCCGCGGCCGGCGCCCGCGTGCCCGTGGTGCAGGAGCCCGCGGCCCGCACCGGCGGCCGGGTGACCCTGGTCGGCGGCGGCCCCGGCGCTGACGACCTGCTCACCGTGCGCGCCGTGGCGGCCCTGCAGGACGCCGACGTGGTGTTCGTCGACCGGCTCGCCCCCGCGGGCGCGGTGGCCGCCGCGGCCCCCGGCGCCGAGATCGTCCCGGTCGGCAAGACCCCCGGCCACCACCCGGTCCCGCAGTCGCAGATCCAGGACCTCATGGTGGAGCACGCCCTGGCCGGCCGCTCGGTGGTGCGACTCAAGGGCGGGGACCCCTACGTCTTCGGCCGCGGCGCCGAGGAGCTCGCCGCGTGCGCCGCCCACGGCATTCCCGTGGACGTGGTCCCGGGGATCACCAGCGCGGTCTCGGTGCCGGGCGCGGCCGGGATCCCCGTGACCTTCCGCGAGGTCTCCCGGATGTTCACGGTCGCCTCCGGGCACGTGCCGTTCTCCGAGGCGGAGCTCGCCCACTTCGCCGGCCTCGGCGCCGGCGGCGGCACGCTGGTGGTGCTCATGGGGGTGGCCACCCTCCCCCACCTCGTGGCCGGCCTGGTCCGCAACGGCGCCGATCCGAAGACCCCGCTCGCTGTCGTCGAGCGCGGGTTCACCGACCGGCAGCGCTCCACCATCACCACGCTTGCCACGGCGGTCGCGGACACCGCGGCGGCGGGCTGCGGCTCGCCCGCCGTCGTCGTCGTCGGTCCCGTGGTCCGCCTGGCGACCGCCGAGCGGGACGCGTTCCTCGCGGAGGTCACCGCCCATGGCTGCTGA
- a CDS encoding heparan-alpha-glucosaminide N-acetyltransferase domain-containing protein, giving the protein MSAEHAAATRGGGTAVLNVPGASGRRTRRRLVGVDAARGFALLGMVAVHTLPFWDAENERASLSWSLFAGHSAALFATLAGVSLAFLSGGRTPHSGRRLAGDRAGLVGRAAVIALVGFLVGFVALPVDNILIYYGMFFLLAIPFLGLRIRHLLISAAAFTVLAPFLMQWAVDVLPAHVYGNPTLWNLVTDPVTVLSQLLLTGTYPALPYMAYLCAGIALGRMNLTSRRVQLWLVGAGAALALLSWTVSMGALLALGVYDRIWEATPWLTEEQIDEILVFGPDPSLPTTTLWWLMVPAPHSNTPVALLLSLGMAAFALGAFLLLARLIGKTLTPLAAAGSMTFTLYTLHLLFLGTGVYELHPGFWFWMQVAVFGLLAVAWQRAVGQGPLEKLVARTSKRIAESVAAR; this is encoded by the coding sequence GTGAGCGCTGAGCACGCGGCCGCCACGCGTGGCGGGGGCACCGCGGTGCTCAACGTCCCCGGCGCCTCCGGGCGGCGCACCCGGCGGCGGCTGGTCGGCGTGGACGCCGCCCGGGGCTTCGCCCTGCTCGGGATGGTCGCCGTGCACACCCTGCCGTTCTGGGACGCGGAGAACGAGCGCGCCTCCCTGAGCTGGTCCCTGTTCGCCGGGCACTCGGCCGCCCTCTTCGCGACCCTCGCCGGGGTGAGCCTCGCGTTCCTCTCCGGCGGGCGCACCCCGCACTCGGGACGGCGGCTGGCCGGAGACCGGGCGGGACTGGTGGGCCGCGCCGCGGTGATCGCCCTCGTCGGGTTCCTCGTGGGCTTCGTGGCCCTGCCGGTGGACAACATCCTCATCTACTACGGGATGTTCTTCCTGCTCGCCATCCCGTTCCTGGGCCTGCGCATCCGGCACCTGCTGATCAGCGCGGCGGCGTTCACCGTGCTGGCCCCGTTCCTGATGCAGTGGGCCGTGGACGTCCTGCCCGCCCACGTGTACGGCAACCCCACCCTGTGGAACCTGGTCACCGACCCGGTCACCGTGCTCTCCCAGCTGCTGCTGACGGGCACCTACCCGGCGCTGCCGTACATGGCCTACCTGTGCGCGGGGATCGCCCTGGGCCGAATGAACCTCACCAGCCGGCGGGTGCAGCTGTGGCTCGTGGGCGCCGGCGCGGCGCTGGCCCTGCTCTCCTGGACGGTGTCCATGGGGGCGCTGCTGGCCCTCGGCGTCTACGACCGGATCTGGGAGGCCACCCCGTGGCTGACCGAGGAGCAGATCGACGAGATCCTCGTCTTCGGCCCGGACCCGTCCCTGCCGACCACCACCCTGTGGTGGCTCATGGTGCCCGCCCCGCACAGCAACACGCCCGTGGCGCTGCTCCTGAGCCTCGGCATGGCCGCGTTCGCGCTCGGGGCGTTCCTGCTCCTGGCCCGGCTCATCGGCAAGACGCTCACGCCGCTGGCGGCCGCCGGGTCCATGACGTTCACGCTCTACACCCTGCACCTGCTGTTCCTCGGCACCGGGGTCTACGAGCTGCACCCGGGGTTCTGGTTCTGGATGCAGGTGGCCGTGTTCGGCCTCCTGGCCGTCGCGTGGCAGCGCGCCGTGGGCCAGGGCCCGCTCGAGAAGCTGGTGGCCCGCACCTCGAAGCGCATCGCCGAAAGCGTCGCCGCCCGCTGA